From the genome of Rhodobacteraceae bacterium Araon29, one region includes:
- a CDS encoding LysE family transporter produces the protein MVFGLFEPHVLLTFLGAGIVLNLTPGADVAFTMASGLRGGKRGGIAAAIGITTGSLVHTIVAAFGLAAVFVTYPLAFDTVRYLGAAYLLYLAWRAWTQLVTVAKPKGAPTAKQAITQGFLTNILNPKVALFILAFLPQFTDPQNGPVWLQMLILGGLFSSTGIIVTITYGLLAGTLSDKLHSYQRPFNKITALIFGGLAARLAWQ, from the coding sequence ATGGTGTTTGGCCTTTTTGAACCTCATGTTCTCTTAACCTTTCTGGGCGCAGGCATAGTGCTTAACCTGACACCCGGCGCAGATGTCGCCTTTACGATGGCTTCCGGCCTCAGGGGCGGCAAGCGCGGTGGCATCGCTGCGGCAATAGGCATAACCACAGGCAGTTTGGTGCATACCATCGTGGCCGCCTTTGGCCTTGCGGCGGTCTTTGTCACCTACCCCCTTGCCTTTGATACCGTCCGCTATCTGGGTGCAGCCTATTTGCTTTACCTTGCATGGCGGGCTTGGACACAGCTCGTCACTGTTGCAAAACCAAAGGGTGCACCCACCGCTAAACAGGCAATAACACAAGGGTTTCTAACCAACATCCTGAACCCAAAAGTTGCGCTTTTCATTCTTGCTTTTCTACCTCAGTTCACAGACCCCCAAAACGGCCCCGTCTGGTTGCAAATGCTAATCCTCGGCGGGCTGTTTTCGTCGACAGGCATTATCGTAACGATCACTTATGGGCTTCTGGCAGGGACGCTGTCAGACAAGCTTCACAGCTACCAGCGTCCATTCAACAAAATCACGGCACTCATCTTTGGCGGTCTCGCAGCCCGCCTTGCTTGGCAATAG
- a CDS encoding GFA family protein, whose translation MAIKGSCECGAVMFELFGTLRDVIGCHCTQCRKTSGHYWAATSVLKEQLKLVRSSGLKWYRSSDKARRGFCTDCGSSLFYELDGEHRTAIGAGTLDSPNGLKTMRHIYVADKGAYYSITDNTPQFEVGS comes from the coding sequence ATGGCGATTAAGGGATCTTGTGAATGCGGCGCGGTAATGTTTGAGCTTTTCGGCACGCTGCGGGATGTTATCGGCTGTCATTGCACGCAATGCCGCAAAACCTCGGGTCATTATTGGGCCGCCACCTCAGTGCTTAAAGAACAGTTGAAGCTGGTGCGCTCAAGCGGCTTAAAATGGTACCGCTCTTCGGATAAAGCGCGGCGCGGCTTTTGCACCGACTGCGGATCCAGCCTGTTTTATGAGCTGGACGGCGAGCACCGCACCGCAATTGGGGCCGGCACGCTGGATAGCCCCAATGGGCTGAAAACCATGCGGCATATCTATGTGGCAGATAAAGGCGCCTATTATTCAATCACGGATAATACACCGCAGTTTGAGGTGGGCTCATGA
- a CDS encoding LysE family transporter produces MSWEAWIIFASFWVLFVTTPGPNAVNCITVAMAYGFRRALICVAGILTQAALFLTLSAFGVTALIAASPLAFLVLKWIGAGFLIYLGIRGWRRAGQPEASEVPEAQQLYLRAFMIAAINPKSVAGYLAAFSQFIQPGIPVYTQMWVIMPTALGLTTLSYVSYCALGAGLGRAALSVMFNTYLRRILAVCFIIYGLLLGTSHLSKGA; encoded by the coding sequence ATGAGTTGGGAGGCATGGATCATTTTCGCCAGCTTCTGGGTGCTCTTTGTCACTACCCCGGGGCCAAATGCTGTGAACTGCATCACAGTGGCGATGGCCTATGGGTTTCGGCGCGCGCTGATCTGCGTTGCGGGCATCCTAACCCAAGCGGCGCTTTTCCTCACCCTGTCGGCATTTGGCGTTACTGCACTGATTGCCGCCTCACCGCTTGCCTTTTTGGTACTGAAATGGATCGGTGCGGGATTTTTGATCTATCTCGGCATCAGAGGTTGGCGCAGAGCAGGCCAGCCAGAGGCATCAGAAGTGCCCGAGGCCCAACAGCTCTATCTGCGGGCCTTTATGATTGCCGCAATCAACCCCAAATCAGTCGCCGGATACCTGGCTGCCTTTAGCCAGTTTATTCAACCCGGCATACCCGTTTACACGCAGATGTGGGTGATTATGCCCACCGCGCTTGGCCTGACCACCCTAAGCTATGTCAGCTATTGCGCGCTTGGGGCTGGTTTAGGGCGCGCGGCGCTCAGCGTGATGTTTAATACTTATTTGCGCCGTATTCTGGCGGTTTGTTTTATAATTTATGGCCTATTGCTGGGCACATCTCATTTATCAAAAGGAGCATAG
- a CDS encoding helix-turn-helix domain-containing protein, translating into MSALDLTLLDSLGADLRSLRKARGLTLNDLAEAVGKSVGWLSQVERDLSEPSINDLRDLAKALDIPMSMLFGQAKAAPHEAGFVVRKGARRPIGSNEAGLVEELLSPDLTDDFEVVHSTFEPGAQLETPVTRPTQEVGYLISGQLDITIAKKTFTIYPGDSFRIRGEPFLYANPYQEPAIAIWVIAPPVY; encoded by the coding sequence ATGTCCGCCCTAGACCTTACCCTGCTTGACAGCCTTGGCGCCGATCTGCGTTCGCTGCGCAAAGCGCGTGGGCTGACGCTGAATGATCTGGCCGAGGCGGTGGGGAAATCTGTCGGCTGGCTGTCGCAGGTCGAACGCGATCTGTCAGAGCCGTCCATCAATGATCTACGCGATCTTGCCAAAGCGCTTGATATTCCCATGTCGATGCTCTTTGGCCAAGCCAAAGCTGCCCCGCACGAGGCCGGTTTTGTGGTGCGCAAAGGCGCCCGCCGGCCCATCGGATCAAATGAGGCAGGGCTGGTAGAAGAGCTGCTGTCCCCCGATCTGACCGATGATTTCGAAGTGGTGCATTCCACTTTTGAGCCGGGCGCACAGCTTGAAACGCCGGTCACCCGCCCAACGCAGGAAGTGGGCTATCTAATCTCTGGCCAACTGGACATCACAATCGCCAAGAAAACCTTTACCATTTACCCCGGCGATAGCTTTCGCATTCGCGGCGAGCCGTTTTTATATGCCAACCCCTATCAAGAGCCCGCCATTGCGATCTGGGTGATCGCACCGCCGGTGTATTAG
- a CDS encoding RNA pseudouridine synthase: MQTPYDPPSGPLSILHEDRELVAVEKPAGLLSVPGRGADLADCLLARVQLAFPDALLVHRLDRDTSGVMVFALTAHAQRHLSMQFETRITKKTYVARVAGELVEKSGEIDLPLIVDWPNRPRQMVCHETGKPAVTEWKAIKTGGGETRLRLTPKTGRSHQLRVHCLSIGHPILGDPLYAPETADAHARMMLHSEELRLNHPENGRGMKFRAKAPF, encoded by the coding sequence ATGCAGACACCCTATGATCCGCCCTCTGGCCCTTTGAGTATTTTGCACGAAGACCGCGAGCTGGTGGCGGTTGAAAAACCCGCTGGGCTTTTGTCGGTGCCGGGGCGCGGTGCGGATCTGGCCGATTGCCTGCTGGCCCGTGTTCAGCTGGCATTTCCCGATGCGTTGCTGGTGCACCGGCTGGACCGCGATACATCCGGCGTGATGGTTTTTGCACTGACCGCCCATGCCCAGCGGCATCTGTCGATGCAGTTTGAAACCCGCATAACGAAAAAAACCTATGTGGCGCGTGTGGCGGGTGAGTTGGTGGAAAAATCCGGTGAAATTGATTTGCCGCTGATTGTCGATTGGCCCAACCGGCCGCGTCAGATGGTGTGCCATGAAACCGGAAAGCCTGCGGTTACGGAATGGAAAGCGATCAAAACCGGCGGCGGTGAAACCCGTCTGCGCCTGACGCCCAAAACTGGTCGTTCGCATCAGCTGCGGGTGCATTGCCTGTCCATCGGCCATCCTATTCTGGGCGATCCGCTTTATGCACCGGAAACCGCAGATGCGCATGCACGGATGATGCTGCACTCAGAAGAGCTGCGCCTCAACCACCCCGAAAACGGCCGCGGCATGAAGTTCCGCGCCAAAGCGCCTTTTTAG
- a CDS encoding DUF899 domain-containing protein has protein sequence MTKDVLRSDVRSLELQIFKLNELYVSMRAHAFGFELKNRTIRDQSGEIDIASLFSKGQDNLVFIVNMHVSCIYCMSYADGFMGVPNHLGDDAALVLCSGSPPEEINAHKEKRGWPFDCYSFVSNDLPKELGLYSDDKGILPGAAGFTRQGDKITVASVNDFGCGDIFAPAWHLRALIDPKWVELEPKTL, from the coding sequence ATGACCAAAGACGTTTTACGAAGCGACGTACGGTCGCTTGAACTGCAAATATTCAAACTTAATGAGCTTTACGTATCCATGCGGGCCCACGCCTTTGGCTTTGAGCTTAAAAACCGCACCATACGGGATCAAAGCGGCGAAATTGATATCGCGTCCTTGTTTTCCAAAGGTCAGGACAATTTGGTGTTTATCGTCAATATGCACGTGTCCTGCATCTATTGCATGTCCTATGCCGACGGATTTATGGGCGTTCCAAACCACTTGGGCGATGATGCCGCGCTTGTGCTTTGCTCGGGCAGCCCGCCAGAAGAAATCAATGCACATAAAGAAAAAAGAGGCTGGCCATTTGACTGCTATTCTTTCGTCTCAAACGATCTGCCCAAAGAGCTTGGGCTATATAGTGACGACAAAGGCATTCTGCCGGGCGCGGCCGGGTTTACGCGGCAGGGTGATAAGATCACGGTTGCTTCGGTGAATGATTTTGGCTGCGGGGATATATTTGCCCCGGCGTGGCACCTGCGCGCACTGATCGATCCAAAATGGGTGGAGCTTGAGCCAAAAACGCTTTGA